A section of the Metabacillus endolithicus genome encodes:
- the obgE gene encoding GTPase ObgE: protein MFVDQVKVYVKGGDGGNGMVAFRREKYVPKGGPAGGDGGNGADVVFEVEEGLRTLMDFRYKRHFKAPRGEHGMSKNQHGKNSSPMIVKVPPGTVVTDEVTGQVIADLTEHGQQAVIAKGGRGGRGNSRFATPANPAPELSENGEPGIERNVILELKVLADVGLVGFPSVGKSTLLSVVSSAKPKIAEYHFTTLVPNLGMVETEDGRSFVMADLPGLIEGAHEGIGLGHQFLRHIERTRVIVHVIDMSGLEGRDPYEDYLTINAELKEYNLRLTERPQIIVANKMDMPDSEENLKSFKEKLEEDLQIFPISAITREGVRELLYAVADAIEQAPEFPLYEEEETENRVVYEFKKEEPNFAISRDSEGAYVLTGEKIEKLFKMTDFSREESVRRFARQLRGLGVDEALRERGAEDGDIVKLMDYEFEFVE from the coding sequence ATGTTTGTCGATCAGGTCAAGGTTTATGTAAAAGGTGGCGACGGTGGAAACGGAATGGTTGCCTTTCGTCGCGAGAAGTATGTTCCAAAGGGAGGTCCTGCTGGTGGTGATGGCGGCAACGGAGCTGACGTTGTTTTTGAAGTAGAAGAAGGACTACGAACGTTAATGGACTTTAGATACAAACGTCATTTTAAGGCACCTCGTGGAGAACATGGCATGTCAAAAAATCAACATGGTAAAAATTCTTCACCAATGATTGTAAAAGTTCCACCAGGGACTGTTGTGACAGATGAAGTAACAGGACAAGTTATCGCCGATTTAACTGAACATGGACAACAAGCGGTTATAGCAAAAGGTGGCCGTGGTGGTAGAGGGAATAGTCGTTTTGCTACCCCTGCAAACCCTGCTCCAGAGCTTTCAGAAAACGGAGAACCAGGTATTGAGCGAAATGTTATTTTAGAATTAAAGGTATTAGCTGATGTTGGATTAGTTGGTTTTCCAAGTGTAGGTAAATCTACATTATTATCCGTTGTGTCATCTGCAAAACCTAAAATTGCTGAATATCACTTTACAACTCTAGTTCCAAATTTAGGAATGGTCGAAACGGAAGATGGAAGAAGCTTCGTTATGGCAGACCTTCCAGGATTGATTGAAGGAGCTCATGAGGGTATTGGTTTAGGTCATCAATTCCTTAGACATATTGAAAGAACGCGTGTTATTGTTCATGTGATTGATATGTCCGGGTTAGAGGGAAGAGATCCTTATGAAGACTATTTAACGATTAATGCGGAGTTAAAGGAATATAACTTACGTTTAACAGAAAGACCGCAAATTATTGTAGCCAATAAAATGGACATGCCTGATTCTGAGGAAAATCTTAAATCATTTAAAGAAAAGTTAGAGGAAGATCTACAAATTTTCCCTATTTCGGCCATCACAAGAGAAGGTGTTCGAGAACTATTATACGCAGTTGCAGATGCAATTGAACAAGCTCCAGAATTTCCTCTTTATGAAGAAGAAGAAACAGAAAATCGTGTTGTGTATGAGTTCAAGAAAGAAGAGCCGAATTTTGCTATTTCTCGTGACAGTGAAGGGGCATATGTTCTAACAGGAGAGAAAATCGAAAAACTCTTCAAAATGACAGATTTCTCTCGAGAAGAGTCTGTGAGACGATTTGCACGTCAGCTTCGCGGCTTGGGTGTTGATGAAGCATTGCGTGAACGTGGAGCAGAAGATGGAGACATTGTTAAATTAATGGATTATGAATTTGAATTCGTTGAATAG
- a CDS encoding sporulation initiation phosphotransferase B, giving the protein MKNNQNDMNIIDLLSHSRHDWMNKLQLIKGNMSLQKYDRVQDIIEEIVIEAQQESKLCNLHMPLFASYLMTFNWYSHHFTLEYEVLGDIKSFSHYDEPITKWSKEFLDILDNTVDYSGENHVSITLNTGHSNEEGIRFFFDFEGILKDKEQIKNWFERSGNHAIQVDELEISTYQITVELSLM; this is encoded by the coding sequence ATGAAAAACAATCAAAATGATATGAATATTATTGATCTTTTAAGTCATTCCCGGCATGACTGGATGAATAAATTGCAGTTAATTAAGGGTAATATGTCACTACAAAAATATGATCGTGTTCAGGATATTATTGAAGAGATTGTCATTGAAGCACAGCAAGAATCAAAGTTGTGTAATCTGCACATGCCTTTATTTGCAAGTTACCTCATGACGTTTAATTGGTATAGTCATCATTTTACATTAGAATATGAAGTTTTAGGTGATATAAAGAGCTTTTCACACTATGATGAACCAATTACAAAATGGAGTAAGGAATTTTTGGATATACTAGATAACACCGTTGATTACTCGGGTGAAAATCATGTAAGTATTACTTTGAATACAGGTCATTCTAATGAAGAAGGAATTCGTTTCTTTTTTGATTTTGAAGGCATACTAAAAGATAAAGAGCAAATAAAGAATTGGTTTGAAAGATCAGGGAATCATGCTATTCAGGTAGATGAACTGGAAATTAGTACATACCAGATAACGGTGGAGTTATCACTCATGTGA
- the rpmA gene encoding 50S ribosomal protein L27, with translation MLRLDLQFFASKKGVGSTKNGRDSISKRLGAKRADGQFVSGGSILYRQRGTKIYPGENVGRGGDDTLFAKVDGVVKFERFGRDRKKVSVYPVAQEA, from the coding sequence ATGTTAAGATTAGATCTTCAGTTCTTCGCATCTAAGAAAGGGGTAGGTTCGACTAAAAACGGTCGTGACTCTATCTCAAAACGTCTTGGTGCTAAGCGTGCAGATGGTCAGTTCGTTTCTGGTGGTTCAATTCTTTACCGTCAACGCGGTACAAAAATTTACCCAGGTGAAAACGTTGGCCGTGGCGGTGATGATACACTATTCGCAAAAGTTGATGGTGTTGTTAAGTTCGAACGTTTCGGACGTGACCGTAAAAAAGTTAGCGTATATCCAGTAGCTCAAGAAGCTTAA
- a CDS encoding ribosomal-processing cysteine protease Prp — protein MINAKIYRSNEGLITAFILSGHAEFDEYGKDIVCAGASAVTFGAVNAVLSLTNIEPQIDQGGEGGYLKVEIPENLDASTSDKVQLLLEGMVVSLQTIEREYGQYISVTHH, from the coding sequence ATGATAAATGCCAAAATTTATCGTTCAAATGAGGGACTAATTACAGCGTTCATCTTATCTGGACATGCTGAATTCGATGAATACGGCAAGGACATTGTTTGCGCTGGAGCATCTGCTGTTACCTTCGGAGCTGTTAATGCAGTTCTCTCTTTAACAAATATTGAACCACAAATTGATCAAGGAGGAGAAGGAGGATATCTCAAAGTAGAAATCCCCGAAAATCTCGATGCATCAACAAGTGACAAAGTTCAATTGTTATTAGAAGGTATGGTTGTTTCATTACAAACAATTGAAAGAGAGTATGGACAATATATTTCGGTAACTCATCATTAA
- the rplU gene encoding 50S ribosomal protein L21 yields the protein MYAIIETGGKQIKVEEGQVIYVEKLAADQGETVTFDKVLFVGGDNVQVGSPTVSGASVTAKVEKQGRQKKITVFKYKAKKNYRKKQGHRQPYTKVVIEKINA from the coding sequence ATGTACGCAATTATCGAAACTGGTGGTAAACAAATCAAGGTTGAAGAAGGTCAAGTTATCTACGTTGAAAAACTAGCTGCTGACCAAGGTGAGACTGTTACGTTTGACAAAGTTTTATTTGTAGGTGGAGACAACGTTCAAGTTGGTAGCCCAACTGTAAGTGGTGCTTCTGTAACGGCTAAAGTTGAAAAACAAGGTCGTCAAAAGAAAATCACTGTTTTCAAATACAAAGCTAAGAAAAACTACCGTAAAAAGCAAGGTCACCGTCAGCCTTACACAAAAGTTGTTATTGAAAAAATCAACGCGTAA
- a CDS encoding Rne/Rng family ribonuclease, with translation MRRIIINEKTKETRCAVLEKEQLVEIHQSYSSEDEIVGNIFAGRVKKVLPGMQAAFVDIGLPHNGYLHRNDLVSFQLAESSTKSSVSHYVREGELLLVQVVKSGTDQKGPKLTTNIEFGGSHLVYMPYGNYKAVSKKITDETERNRLLALTEEFCKNQEGILLRTASKGKSKKDLEEEYNSLKMKFEQVKKIDTSKPQCVYEARSFVDRLLNEMSISKEDTLISDQLERVQSLKTEYPESSIVYHDKKEGIFSFYKIEQEIEKLLKQIVWLKNGAYIIIEQTEAMTIIDVNTGKFSGKLSMRDTVLKTNELAAIEAAKQIRLRNHSGIILIDFIDMKQKEDRQFIEETVKKQMKQDRVQHKVLGFTELNILQITRKKVRQPVDISITEPCRLCKGTGRMPSAEAIAFKLERELWEYQFMDEEAVWIEATNDVIHLLAGENNEHLIKLQEILKYTIICSEYHTSNPSYRIKQFGDYQSIMERVRTYSKENKV, from the coding sequence GTGAGAAGGATAATCATAAATGAAAAAACAAAAGAAACAAGATGTGCTGTTCTTGAGAAAGAGCAACTCGTTGAAATCCATCAATCATATTCCTCAGAAGATGAAATTGTAGGGAATATTTTTGCAGGTCGTGTTAAAAAGGTTTTGCCAGGTATGCAGGCTGCGTTTGTTGATATCGGATTACCTCATAATGGCTATTTGCATCGTAATGATTTGGTGAGCTTTCAACTTGCCGAATCTTCTACAAAATCATCCGTCTCTCATTATGTTAGAGAAGGTGAGCTGCTGCTTGTTCAAGTTGTTAAAAGCGGAACAGATCAAAAAGGACCTAAACTAACAACAAATATTGAATTTGGTGGCAGTCATTTAGTGTATATGCCTTATGGCAATTATAAAGCTGTGTCTAAAAAAATCACAGATGAAACAGAGAGAAATCGCCTTTTGGCTCTTACAGAGGAATTTTGTAAGAATCAAGAGGGGATTCTTTTGCGTACGGCAAGCAAAGGGAAATCCAAGAAAGATTTAGAAGAAGAGTATAATAGTCTGAAGATGAAGTTCGAACAAGTGAAAAAGATAGATACTTCGAAGCCACAATGTGTATATGAAGCAAGGAGTTTTGTTGATCGTCTTTTGAATGAAATGTCTATCAGTAAGGAAGACACGTTAATCAGTGATCAACTTGAACGTGTGCAGAGCCTTAAAACAGAATATCCCGAGTCATCAATCGTTTATCATGATAAAAAGGAGGGAATCTTCTCATTTTATAAAATCGAGCAGGAAATAGAGAAATTATTGAAACAAATTGTTTGGTTAAAGAACGGTGCATACATCATTATTGAGCAAACAGAGGCCATGACGATAATTGACGTAAATACTGGAAAATTTTCCGGGAAATTATCGATGCGTGACACTGTTTTGAAAACAAATGAATTGGCCGCAATTGAGGCAGCAAAACAAATTCGTCTTCGTAATCATAGTGGCATTATTTTAATTGATTTTATTGATATGAAGCAAAAGGAAGATCGACAGTTTATTGAAGAAACAGTAAAGAAACAAATGAAACAAGACCGTGTACAGCATAAGGTTTTAGGGTTTACCGAGTTAAATATTTTACAAATAACAAGGAAAAAGGTTCGACAACCTGTCGATATTTCAATAACCGAACCATGTAGACTTTGCAAAGGTACAGGGCGAATGCCATCAGCAGAAGCTATCGCTTTTAAGCTTGAAAGGGAACTATGGGAATATCAGTTTATGGATGAGGAAGCTGTGTGGATTGAAGCAACTAATGATGTTATACACTTGTTAGCCGGTGAAAATAATGAACATCTTATAAAACTTCAGGAAATATTAAAATATACTATTATATGTTCTGAGTATCATACCTCGAACCCAAGCTATCGGATAAAACAGTTTGGTGATTATCAATCAATAATGGAAAGAGTTCGCACCTATTCAAAGGAAAATAAAGTTTAA
- a CDS encoding M50 family metallopeptidase yields the protein MSKYLSLLQKIHIHPLLWVMITISIVTANFKPLFFLMIIIFVHEMGHAISAHFFSWRIKNIMLLPFGGVAEVDEHGNRSLKEEFIVVLAGPIQHLWLQGTVFLLYFFGFVNPDDYQLFSFYNMTILLFNLLPIWPLDGGKLLFILFSNFWSYQKAHFHMMISSLIFLGLYVVSTVLFSPTHLNMWVITTFLIYSLYHEHKNRMYSCLRFLMERYYGKQASINHIKPIVVEENELIYDVLLQFQRGCKHLIIVERDGVKISQMDENELLHAYFADKLTDSKIGDLVYAY from the coding sequence TTGAGTAAATATCTTTCACTTCTACAAAAAATTCATATACATCCTTTGTTATGGGTCATGATTACTATTAGTATCGTTACTGCAAATTTCAAACCTCTCTTCTTTTTAATGATTATTATTTTTGTACATGAAATGGGCCATGCAATAAGTGCTCATTTTTTTTCTTGGAGGATAAAAAATATTATGCTTCTCCCATTTGGTGGGGTTGCCGAGGTTGATGAACATGGTAATCGCTCATTAAAAGAAGAGTTTATTGTGGTGCTTGCAGGTCCTATCCAGCATCTTTGGCTTCAAGGTACAGTTTTTCTATTGTATTTTTTCGGGTTCGTAAACCCGGATGATTATCAACTGTTTTCGTTTTATAATATGACCATTCTTCTTTTTAATTTATTACCAATCTGGCCCCTTGATGGCGGAAAGCTGTTATTTATTTTATTCTCAAATTTTTGGTCATATCAAAAAGCCCACTTTCATATGATGATTTCTTCTCTTATCTTTTTAGGATTATACGTAGTGAGTACGGTGTTGTTTTCACCAACACATCTTAATATGTGGGTCATTACTACTTTCCTTATTTATAGTTTGTATCATGAACATAAAAACAGAATGTACAGTTGTCTACGATTTTTAATGGAAAGATATTATGGAAAACAGGCATCAATTAATCATATAAAGCCAATTGTTGTGGAAGAAAATGAGCTCATTTATGATGTGCTTCTTCAATTTCAAAGAGGCTGTAAGCACTTAATAATTGTTGAAAGAGATGGCGTGAAGATTTCTCAAATGGATGAAAATGAGTTACTGCATGCTTATTTTGCTGATAAATTAACAGATTCAAAAATTGGTGATCTTGTGTATGCCTATTAA
- a CDS encoding M23 family metallopeptidase — MSHRADEVRKRIAKRKREKGLSNGNSHEPSRTSLFISDEERYGGIYSPPTYEGGPGKPNGGHPLFRTEVFMFKILFSAILVLVTAIVFKNGAPMFDQAKSVINYSLEEEFQFATVSKWYQDQFGEPLALFQPKDVNKTETENDTQMVQLAVPASGKVLESFKDNGQGIMVETNRPSVEAMNEGIIIEAGEKDQTGFTIVLQHADGTKSWYGNLDKVDVALYDYVEKGKELGKIKLSENQKGTYYFAIKKGDAFIDPIQVIQFE; from the coding sequence ATGAGTCATCGAGCGGATGAAGTAAGAAAAAGAATTGCAAAGCGAAAACGCGAAAAAGGTTTATCAAATGGAAATAGTCATGAACCAAGTCGTACCTCATTATTTATAAGTGATGAAGAGCGATATGGTGGTATTTATTCTCCTCCTACATATGAGGGGGGACCTGGCAAGCCAAACGGAGGACACCCACTCTTTCGAACAGAAGTATTTATGTTTAAGATTTTATTTTCTGCTATATTGGTTCTTGTCACAGCGATTGTCTTTAAAAATGGAGCACCGATGTTTGATCAAGCTAAATCGGTAATCAATTATTCACTTGAGGAAGAGTTTCAATTTGCGACTGTATCTAAATGGTATCAAGATCAGTTTGGAGAACCACTAGCTTTATTTCAACCAAAGGACGTAAACAAAACAGAGACAGAGAACGATACTCAAATGGTACAACTTGCTGTACCGGCCTCAGGTAAGGTGTTAGAGTCATTTAAAGACAATGGACAAGGAATAATGGTGGAAACGAATCGACCATCTGTTGAAGCGATGAATGAGGGGATTATCATCGAAGCTGGCGAAAAAGATCAAACAGGCTTTACGATTGTTCTTCAACATGCTGATGGCACAAAGTCATGGTATGGAAACTTAGATAAAGTGGATGTTGCTCTTTATGACTATGTTGAAAAAGGTAAGGAGTTAGGTAAAATAAAACTTTCTGAAAATCAAAAAGGAACGTATTATTTTGCGATTAAAAAGGGCGATGCATTTATAGACCCAATTCAGGTGATTCAATTTGAGTAA
- the minD gene encoding septum site-determining protein MinD → MGEAIVITSGKGGVGKTTTSANIGTALAILGKRVCLVDTDIGLRNLDVVMGLENRIIYDLVDVVEGRCKMHQALVKDKRFEDLLYLLPAAQTSDKTAVKPEQMKKLINELKQDYDYIVIDCPAGIEQGYKNAVAGADKAIVVTTPEISAVRDADRIIGLLEQEEIEPPKLIVNRIRNHLVKNGDMLDVDEIVTHLSIDLIGIVADDDDVIKASNNGEPIAMNPDNRAAIAYRNIARRILGESVPLQSLEDQNKGMFVKLKKFFGVRV, encoded by the coding sequence ATGGGTGAAGCAATTGTCATTACCTCAGGTAAAGGTGGCGTTGGTAAGACAACGACATCGGCAAATATTGGGACAGCTTTAGCTATATTAGGCAAACGAGTTTGTCTAGTAGATACAGACATCGGTCTTCGAAACCTGGATGTTGTAATGGGGCTTGAGAACCGAATTATTTATGATTTAGTAGATGTGGTTGAAGGTCGTTGTAAAATGCATCAGGCACTTGTAAAGGACAAGCGTTTTGAGGATTTACTATATTTATTACCTGCTGCGCAAACAAGTGATAAAACGGCTGTTAAACCGGAACAAATGAAAAAGCTCATTAATGAATTAAAACAAGATTATGATTATATCGTTATTGATTGTCCTGCCGGCATCGAACAAGGATATAAAAATGCGGTGGCCGGTGCGGATAAAGCAATTGTTGTTACAACACCTGAAATTTCAGCTGTTCGTGATGCAGACCGAATTATTGGGTTACTAGAACAAGAAGAAATTGAACCACCTAAACTTATTGTTAATCGAATTCGCAACCATTTAGTGAAAAATGGAGATATGCTTGATGTAGATGAAATTGTGACACATTTATCGATTGATTTAATCGGCATTGTTGCTGATGATGATGATGTTATTAAGGCATCTAACAATGGTGAGCCGATTGCGATGAATCCAGATAACCGTGCAGCAATTGCCTACAGAAATATTGCTCGTCGAATTCTTGGAGAATCTGTCCCATTACAATCTTTAGAAGATCAAAATAAAGGGATGTTTGTAAAACTAAAAAAATTCTTCGGTGTACGAGTTTAA
- the minC gene encoding septum site-determining protein MinC — MKVQKQQYVTIKGTKDGLTLHLDDSCSFDQLLQELEEMLSLKQYVQQGGPVIGVNVKVGNRFIDKNQREKLESVIKQKRNLLVESIDSNVMTKDEALRLKRETEIVSITKIVRSGQVLKVNGDLLLIGDVNPGGTVSAAGNIFVLGALRGIAHAGVNGNQQAVIAASIMKPTQLRIGEVINRAPDHIPNEGNEMECAYINEDEEMVIERLQQLTHLRPNLTRFEGGI; from the coding sequence ATGAAGGTCCAAAAACAGCAATATGTTACGATAAAAGGCACTAAAGATGGCTTAACGTTACATCTCGATGATTCATGTTCTTTTGACCAATTGCTCCAGGAGCTTGAGGAAATGCTGTCTTTAAAGCAATATGTTCAACAAGGCGGTCCGGTTATTGGAGTTAATGTAAAGGTTGGAAATCGTTTCATAGATAAGAATCAGCGAGAAAAACTAGAATCGGTTATTAAGCAGAAGCGGAATCTTTTGGTAGAGTCAATTGATAGTAATGTTATGACGAAGGATGAGGCACTAAGATTAAAAAGAGAGACGGAAATCGTTTCTATTACGAAAATTGTGCGCTCCGGTCAAGTTCTTAAGGTGAATGGAGATCTACTGCTAATAGGTGATGTGAATCCAGGCGGAACAGTAAGTGCCGCTGGGAATATTTTTGTTCTAGGAGCGTTAAGAGGTATTGCGCATGCTGGTGTAAATGGAAATCAACAAGCTGTAATTGCTGCTTCAATAATGAAGCCAACACAGCTGCGCATCGGTGAGGTTATTAATCGGGCTCCAGATCATATACCAAACGAAGGTAATGAGATGGAATGTGCTTATATTAATGAAGACGAAGAAATGGTAATTGAGAGATTACAGCAACTTACTCATCTACGACCGAATTTAACGAGGTTTGAAGGGGGAATCTAA
- the mreD gene encoding rod shape-determining protein MreD, translating to MRRFILPFLVFFSFISESIFAHLVSLSFISEDYIFVPRFILIFVIFITVYLNRTQGMLFGFIFGLLHDIIYIEVMGIYLFAYGFLAYLISKAMKVLHGHVLIVLFLTLLAISVLEYYVYGINYLIDATKMSLYDFTTLRLLPTLAMNLVVAGLCIYPLKTFLTKLKLAESED from the coding sequence TTGAGACGTTTCATTCTTCCTTTTCTTGTCTTTTTTTCTTTTATAAGTGAAAGCATTTTTGCACATTTAGTTTCACTTTCATTTATATCCGAAGATTATATATTTGTTCCGAGATTTATTTTAATTTTTGTCATTTTCATAACTGTATACTTAAATCGTACCCAAGGTATGTTATTTGGCTTTATATTTGGACTTTTACACGATATTATTTATATTGAAGTCATGGGAATTTATCTTTTTGCCTACGGATTTTTGGCCTATCTTATATCAAAGGCAATGAAGGTACTACATGGACACGTATTAATTGTCTTATTTCTTACTCTCTTAGCTATATCTGTTCTTGAATATTATGTTTATGGAATTAATTATTTAATTGATGCAACAAAAATGTCTCTCTATGATTTTACAACGTTAAGGTTACTTCCAACCTTGGCAATGAATCTTGTTGTTGCTGGTTTATGTATTTATCCATTAAAAACATTTTTAACGAAATTAAAGTTGGCAGAGTCAGAGGATTAA
- the mreC gene encoding rod shape-determining protein MreC — MPQFFLNKRLILLLVSVIVLVALIGFSLKDNRELSWPEQFLQDTVSVFQSIFHKPATYVSNFFENVNDLKNTYEENELLKSRLDEYMQLEADLQEYKIENEKLKAELGKVADLRDYDPIFSAVIGRNPDKWYDYVSIDKGEQDGVEPNMAVVTAQGLVGKVKSTSQFTSTVQLLSATDLKNRISAEVQPLPVADGDEKENDTTKNNEKITGLIEGYDEEKGALLLRRIESNVKLVEGQKVITAGIGGVFPGGILIGEITEVEPDSYGLEQMAYVKPAANFYDIDRVWVAKRNAASEDPVEALAEEEEEES; from the coding sequence ATGCCACAGTTTTTTCTAAATAAACGCCTTATCTTGTTACTAGTAAGTGTGATCGTTTTAGTGGCATTGATTGGTTTTTCTTTAAAAGATAATCGAGAGCTATCATGGCCGGAACAATTTTTGCAAGACACCGTAAGTGTTTTTCAATCAATTTTTCATAAGCCTGCAACATATGTATCAAACTTCTTTGAAAATGTGAACGATTTAAAAAATACGTATGAAGAAAATGAGTTACTAAAAAGTAGACTTGATGAATATATGCAGCTTGAAGCTGATTTACAAGAGTACAAAATTGAAAATGAAAAACTAAAGGCTGAGCTTGGAAAGGTTGCCGATTTAAGGGATTATGATCCAATATTTTCAGCTGTTATAGGTCGAAATCCAGATAAATGGTATGACTATGTATCCATTGATAAAGGAGAACAAGACGGGGTTGAGCCGAACATGGCTGTTGTCACAGCTCAGGGACTGGTTGGGAAAGTAAAATCAACCTCTCAATTCACATCGACTGTACAACTTTTAAGTGCAACAGATTTGAAAAATCGAATATCAGCTGAGGTGCAACCACTGCCAGTAGCAGATGGTGATGAAAAAGAAAACGACACAACTAAAAATAATGAGAAAATAACAGGGTTAATTGAAGGTTATGACGAAGAAAAAGGAGCCCTTCTACTTCGTCGAATTGAATCAAATGTTAAGCTTGTGGAAGGTCAAAAAGTCATAACAGCAGGCATAGGAGGAGTTTTCCCTGGAGGAATTCTTATTGGGGAGATTACCGAAGTAGAGCCTGATTCTTATGGGTTGGAACAAATGGCCTATGTAAAGCCTGCAGCTAATTTTTACGATATTGACCGGGTATGGGTAGCGAAGCGAAACGCAGCATCAGAAGACCCGGTGGAAGCATTGGCTGAAGAGGAGGAGGAGGAATCTTGA
- the radC gene encoding RadC family protein, which yields METSTFKIRDFPQDERPRERLLNEGPDKLSNQELLAILLRTGTKKESVLDLSQKLLKHFEGLRMLKDASVEEITTISGIGTAKAVQILAALELGRRFNRLTYEDRYVIRSPQDGANYVMEEMRFLSQEHFVCLYLNTKNQVLHKQTVFIGSLNASIVHPREVFKEALKRSAASLICVHNHPSGDPSPSREDIEVTKRLSECGKVLGIELLDHLIIGEQKFVSLKEKGYM from the coding sequence ATGGAAACATCAACTTTTAAAATCCGGGATTTCCCTCAAGATGAACGACCACGAGAACGCTTGTTAAACGAAGGTCCTGATAAACTTTCTAATCAGGAATTATTAGCCATTTTGTTGCGAACAGGCACAAAGAAAGAATCTGTACTAGATTTGTCACAAAAACTGTTAAAGCATTTTGAAGGCTTAAGAATGTTAAAAGATGCATCTGTTGAGGAGATCACGACAATCTCAGGGATTGGAACGGCTAAGGCAGTCCAAATACTAGCTGCTCTTGAACTTGGTCGCAGATTCAACCGTTTAACCTATGAAGATCGTTATGTTATACGCTCTCCGCAAGATGGTGCAAATTATGTGATGGAAGAAATGCGCTTTTTGAGTCAAGAACACTTTGTTTGTCTCTACTTGAATACAAAAAATCAAGTGCTTCATAAACAAACCGTGTTTATCGGCAGTCTGAACGCATCGATTGTACATCCGAGGGAGGTTTTTAAGGAAGCTTTAAAAAGATCTGCAGCTTCTTTAATATGTGTTCATAATCATCCTTCCGGCGACCCGTCACCGAGTAGAGAAGACATTGAGGTAACAAAAAGATTATCAGAATGTGGAAAGGTGTTAGGCATAGAACTTTTGGACCATCTTATCATTGGTGAACAAAAATTTGTTAGTCTGAAAGAAAAAGGCTACATGTAA
- a CDS encoding Maf family protein, whose amino-acid sequence MKKNLILASASPRRKELLELLQLPFEVIASEVEEVVDEKLSPAEMVQSLAEQKAKSVAENVSNAFVIGSDTLVVYEGKMLGKPKDFAEAVQMLKMLSGKTHEVYTGVCLINNDDVHSFYEKTSVTFYSLTDKEIDEYVQTGEPMDKAGAYGIQGYGSLLVKEIHGDYFSVVGLPIARTKRELVTAGFTW is encoded by the coding sequence ATGAAAAAAAACCTCATTTTAGCTTCAGCTTCTCCCCGTAGAAAAGAACTTCTAGAGCTTCTCCAACTTCCTTTTGAAGTGATCGCCAGTGAGGTGGAGGAGGTTGTTGACGAGAAGCTCAGTCCTGCCGAAATGGTTCAATCATTGGCTGAGCAAAAAGCCAAAAGTGTAGCCGAAAATGTTTCAAATGCTTTTGTTATTGGATCAGACACGCTTGTTGTTTATGAAGGAAAAATGCTAGGTAAGCCTAAGGACTTCGCTGAAGCCGTGCAAATGCTTAAAATGCTTTCAGGAAAAACACATGAGGTGTATACAGGAGTATGTCTTATAAATAACGATGATGTGCATTCCTTTTATGAAAAAACGAGCGTAACGTTTTATTCTTTAACAGATAAGGAAATTGATGAATATGTTCAAACAGGTGAGCCAATGGACAAAGCAGGTGCATACGGTATTCAAGGGTATGGATCATTGCTTGTAAAGGAAATACATGGTGATTATTTTTCAGTAGTTGGTCTGCCGATTGCTAGAACAAAAAGAGAGCTTGTTACAGCGGGGTTCACATGGTAA